The Flavobacteriales bacterium genome contains the following window.
GGGTAACCTTGGCTGGCCAGCACCACGGTCACGGCGGTGCGGTCATCCACGTCGATGTGGCGTTCGCTCAGCGTATTGGAAGCGATGCCCTCGAAGAGGTCGAGGAGATCGCTGCGCAGGCGCGGGAGCAGCACTTGGGTTTCCGGATCGCCCAAACGCACATTGTATTCAATGACGTACGGCTCGTTGTTCACGTTCATGAGCCCCATGAAGATGAAGCCTTGGTACGGGATCCCATCGGCTTCCAGGCCGCGGATGGTAGGCGCCGCCACGCGGTCGTGCACCTTCTGCATGAAGTCTTTGTCGGCCGCGGGCACAGGGCTCACCGCTCCCATGCCGCCGGTGTTGGGGCCGGTGTCGCCATCACCCACGCGCTTGTAGTCCTTTGCTGCGGGCAGCATCTTGAACGACTTGCCATCGGTGATCAGGAAGGCGCTCACCTCGGTGCCCTTCAGGAATTGTTCGATCACCACGCGCTCACCAGCAGTGCCGAAGCTCTTGCCGCTGAGCATGCCCTTCACGGTCTTCTCGGCCTCCTTCAGGTCGCTGGTGATCACCACGCCTTTGCCGGATGCAAGTCCATCGGCTTTGATGACGTACGGCGCTGCCACCTTGCCCAAGTGCTCAACTGCAGCGTTCACCTCGTCCTTGCCGAAGCTGCGGTGCGCGGCAGTGGGGATGTTGTGGCGGAACATGAACTCCTTCGCGAAGTCCTTGCTGCCCTCGAGCATCGCGCCGGCCTTGCGCGGGCCGATCACCGTGATGTCCTTCAACTGCGGGTCTTCGGCGATACGATCGTGCAGGCCGTCCACCAGTGGTTGCTCGGGCCCCACCACCACCATCTTGATCTTCTTCTCCAGCAGGAAGGACCGCAGCGCCTTGTGGTTGTTGATGTCCACTGCGGCTGCACGGCCGTGGCGCGCGCTGCCCGGATTGCCCGGGGCCACGTACAGTTCATCGAGCAGGGAGCTCTGCGCGATCTTCCACGCCATGGCGTGTTCGCGACCGCCGGAGCCGATCAACAGGACGTTCATGCCTTCCTTCTTTCGCGCAAAGGAAGCCGCAACGCCCGCCGCGCACCGCACAACTTATCGACAGGCTGTGGAAGGGCGGAAAAGACGAAGCCCTTTGTCGGTTCTCGACTGCGCTCGAACTGACAAAGGGCTTCGTGGAAGATCGCTGCGAACGATCAGTGCGTGTGCGCCACGCGCTTGATGCTGCAGCCTTGGTTGCGCGTGGTGGGCGGATCGATCGGTTTGCCGGCCGCCATGTTCTCAACGGCGCGATCGAGCCAATGCTCTTTCACTGCTGCGGCACTGCCCACGTTGTCGTCGATGGCGCCGGTGTAAACGAGTTTCATGTTCTTGTCGAAGAGGAAAACGTGCGGCGTGGTGCGTGCACCGAACGCGTCGGCCACCTTGTGGTCCTTGTCCACCACATACAGGCCCTTGTAGTTGTTGGCGGTGTAGTGCTCCTTCATCTTATCGAAGCTGTCATCGCCTGCGCGCTTGGCTTCGTTGCTGTTCACGAGGATGAAGCCCACATCGTTCTTCTTGCTCAACGTGGCGAGCGCTGGGTAGCGGTTCTGCCAGCCTTCGCTGCCATCGCTGCCCACCACGAAAGGACAGGTGTTGCAGCTGAAGATGACGAGCAGGCCATTGGCGCCCGCGGCTTGTTTCAGGGTCACCTCTTTGCCGCTCACGTCCTGCATGGCTTGGTCGGGCAGTGGGAGCGAGGCACCAACGGAAAGGGTAACGATCTCGTGCGGGGCGGCGGCCAGCAAGGCAGCGGCACCGATGGGAAGAAGCAGTTTGGCGATCATGGCAACAGGAGTTTTTGTTGAGGAGGACGAAGCTACCGGGTGGAACAGCGTCGCGTGCCCCAGAGACGTGTGAAAAAGGGTGAAGCCGAACTGGTCAGCCGTTGAGTGCGGCAACAAACTCTTCCGGTGTCGCCTGGATCTCGTTCAGGATTTTCCGGATCAGTGGTCGAGAGATGTCCTGCCCTTTGTGGTGTGGAATGGTGGTGTATCGCCCATCCGGATGTCGATAGAAGACATGGCTTCCTTTCTGACGGACAATAACGAAGCCCCACTTGAGCAGGATGCGCTCAAATGTCCGCGCATCAACGATGGGCAATTTGCTCATACTGCGATGGAGAACGACTGAAGACCGATGAACTCAGGGAGGGCTTTGATCTCGTCCTCGCTCATCTCTTCCAAACAGAGTTCCACTACTTCCTTCAGGTTGACCTGCAGGTCGTCCAAGCTCTTCGCTTGCGTATGCGCACCGGGGATGCTCGGAACCATGCCGATGTACAACCCTGTTTCGGGGTCGCGCTCTATGTGTGCGGTGAACTGGATGTTGCGCATGGTGCTCAAATGTAGGCCAGGGAGTAGTTGACTAGCCTTTGGCTCAGGATCGCGGGTGCTGCACCCCAAGAACGACCTTCATTAGAGACCTACAGAGGAAAGGCACTCGGTGTGACAGGCTGCGCATGTCCGTTGACGCAGTCCGGCGTTGATGGCTCCCAGCCCTTTTCCGGAATGCAGACAGAAGTCGACTTCGCGACAAACTCAACGGGAAGAGGCGCGATATAGGCCACGTCCTCGTACGTTCTCGGCTCCCCGCGAACATTGCTCGCGCAAATGATGAAGCCCCGTTTGCATGCGGCGCACTCCATTGCAAGTAGGGCTTGCGTGCAATGTGGACAGGCAAAGCGACGAACCAGAGCGAGGTTGTCCATTCAGGACCTACTTGAACGCCGCCAGTCCCGTCACCTCCGCGCCCGTGATGAGCAAGTGAATGTCGTGCGTGCCTTCGTAGGTCACCACGCTTTCCAGGTTCATCATGTGGCGCATGATGGGGTACTCGTTGGTGATGCCCATGCCGCCGAGGATCTGCCGTGCCTCGCGGGCCACGGTGAGCGCCAGGTGCACGTTGTTGCGCTTGGCCATGCTGATCTGCTGCGTGGTGGCGCGGCCTTCGCTGCGCAGCACGCCCAAGCGCCACGTGAGCAGTTGCGCCTTGGTGATCTCCGTGATCATCTCGGCGAGCTTCTTCTGCGTGAGCTGGAAACCACCGATGGGTTTGCCGAACTGCACGCGCTGTTTGCTGTACCGCAATGCCGTGTCGTAGCACTCCATGGCCACGCCGAGCGTTCCCCAGGCAATGCCGTAGCGCGCACTGTCGAGGCAGCCGAGCGGCGCGCCGAGGCCGCTCTTGTTCGGCAGCAGGTTGGCCTTGGGCACCTTCACGTTGTCGAACACCAGCTCGCCCGTGGGACTGGCGCGCAGCGAAAGCTTGCCGTGCGTGGTGGGCGTGGTGAAGCCTTCCATGCCGCGCTCCACAATGAGGCCGTGGATGCGCCCTTCGGTGTTCTCCGCTTTCGCCCACACGATGGCGAGGTCGGCGAAGGGAGAGTTGCTGATCCACATCTTGGCACCGTTCAGCAGGTAGTGGTCGCCCTTGTCCTGGAACGTGGTGACCATGCCGCCCGGATTGCTGCCGTGATCGGGTTCGGTGAGGCCGAAGCATCCGATCTTCTTGCCCTGCACCATGTCGGGCAGCCATTTCTTCTTCTGCTCTTCGCTGCCGTATTTCCAGATGGGGTACATGGCCAGCGAACCCTGCACACTGCACAGGCTGCGCAAACCGCTGTCGCAGCGTTCGATCTCCTGCATGATCAAGCCGTAGCTGATCTGGTCCAATCCCGGACCGCCGTATTCCTCCGGCACGAAGGGACCGAACGCCCCGATCTCCGCCAAGCCGGGAATGATGTCCTTGCTGAACTCCGCCTTCTCGAACCGCTCCTCGATGATCGGCTTCAGGTGCTTGCTCACGTGCTGGCGTGCCGTGTCGCGGATCAGCTTCTGTTCTTCCGTGAGCAGCTCGTCCACCAAGTAGTGGTCGTGGGCTTGGAACTGGTCGGTGGCGGAACTCTTCTTGGTGGCGGTGGCGGTGCTCATGGTTCTGTTGAAAGCGCGGCGAAAGTAGCGCAGTGCTTCCGCGGGCACCCCGCCTAGTTTCGCGGCTCAAATGGAGCCGGTGCTACGAACGCACGACGTCATGAGCGAGGGCTGGACCGGTCTGGTGCTCCTCGGGGTCCTTGTGGTGCTGGCCTGGACCAACGTGCGGGACCACAAGAAGTGGGCAGTTCTATGGGACAGCGTAAAACGCTTGCGGCTCGGCCAGCAGACCATGCGCGACGACATCAGCCTGCGCGACCGCGGTTGGATCGCCTTGCAAGTGGCGGCCATGTTATTGGTGGGCCTCTTCGTGCACCAATGGACGGCATGGAGCGGTGTGGCTTCGGGCTGGTCCGCGTTCCTTATCGTGTTGGGTGGCGTGGTCTGTATCACCGCAGCGCAACTCCTGCTCATCCGCCTCACCGGCTGGTTTTTCGTCATGGATCAGGGGCTGGGCGAGTACCTCTACACCTGCCTGTTGCTGTTCATCGCGTTTGCACTGTTGCTGCTTCCGGTGAGCATTGTGGCCGCCTACTTGCCAGCGGCACGCAACGGTGCGCTGCTGGTGGGTGCCGGCATCCTGGTGATCATGGTGGTTTACCGATGGTTCAGGGCTGCCGTCATCGGCCTGGCCCAGGGGGTGGGTCTCCGTGCCATCTTAATTTACATTTGCGCCCTCGAAATCCTACCTGCCGCTTTGGCGGCACAAGCCATCGCGCAACACGCCCGCTCGATCCCTGAACCTGTTTAAGACGCGCCCCGCTTGAAGATCAAGACCATCCTTGTCACCCAGCCGGAACCAGTGGGCGAAAAGTCGCCGTACCATGATCTGTCGAAGAAGGCCAACGTGAAGATCGACTTCCGTCCCTTCATCAAGATCGAGCCTATCGCGGGCCAGGATTTCAGGCAGGACCGAGTGAACATCCTCGACCACAGCGCGGTGATCTTCACCAGCCGCAATGCGGTGGACCACTTCTTCCGCATCGCCAAGGAGGTGCGCGTGAACGTGCCCGAGATGATGAAGTATTTCTGCGTGAGCGAGAGCGTCGCCTACTACGTGCAGAAGTACATCGTGTACCGCAAGCGCAAGGTGTTCATCGGCAAGCAGACGTTCGGCGATCTGATGGACGTGATCAAAAAGCACCGCGACGAGAAGTTCCTCGTGCCGTGCACCGACATCCAGAAGCAGGAGATCCCAGAACTGCTGGACAAGGCGGGTATCGCTTACACCAAGGCCGTCATTTACCGCACGGTGGCCGCCGACCTCCGGGACCTGAAGGAAGTGAAGTACGACATGCTCGTGTTCTTCAGCCCGGCCGGTATCGAAAGCCTGAAGAAGAACTTCCCCGACTTCACGCAGAACGGCACCATCATCGCCGCGTTCGGTCCCACGACGGTGAAGGCTGTGCGCGATGCAGGCCTGCGCCTCGACATCGAAGCACCACTGCCCGAAGCGCCGAGCATGACGGGCGCCATCGAACTGTACATCAAGCGCCTGGCGAAAGGACAAACAGGCCCTTTGGCGCCGCCACCACCGCCTGCTCCCGCCCCCGCCAAAGTGGCCAAGCCACAAGCAGGTCCGGTGAAGAAGGCCGTGAGCGCTGTGGTGAAGAAGGTGGTGAAGGCGGTGAAGCCTGCGGACAAGAAGGCTGCGCCGAAGAAGGCGGCTAAGCCGGCGACCAAGAAGAAGTAGGGCTCCTTCGCCCGCAGGGAAAGCTGGTCCGGTACGCGAGGGTGCTGGTGCCGTTGATAAGGCCTGCGGGGCGCTGAACACTACGGCAGTTGGACTTCGACGTCGGATCAACGGCGGTTGACCCGGAAATCGATGTTCTCCGGTGGGTCATGAACGAGCAGTCGGCATGCTGGGTTCGCCATGTCCAACAAAGCCGAATCCCTCGGATCCCAGATGAACACTGGCAGCGGATCCTGGACAACGATGCGCCCATAAGTGTATTCCGGATCGTCCTTCGCATGCAGGACGAACGTATCGTTCACGACGCACCATGAACCACGAGTGTCATAGTTCGTACCAGCCATATGTCGCTCGTACCGAAATGTGGAGTCCACTTTCAGTTCGAACATCCGGATACTGAACGTGCCCTCGTTGTAGGCCGACACGAGAACCGGTGTCGGGTCATCATCTTTGGGTGGAGTGCAAGACAGGGCAAGGCCAACGAAAGCGGATACGCAGAGGAGAGGGCGGATCATCCAACGCTTCCCTCAAGCGACACTGCCAGCAACTTCTGCGCTTCCACCGCGAATTCCATCGGTAGCTGGTTGAGCACCTCCTTGCAGTAGCCGTTCACGATGAGGCTTACGGCCTTTTCCGTTTCGATGCCCCGTTGGTTGAGGTAGAAGATCTGGTCCTCTCCGATCTTGCTCGTGGTGGCTTCGTGCTCCACCATGGCGCTGGGGTTCTCGCTCTCGATGTACGGGAAGGTGTGCGCGCCGCAGCGATCGCCGAGCAGCAATGAATCGCACTGGCTGAAGTTGCGCGCGCCTTTTGCGCCCTTGCCGATCTTCACCAAGCCCCGGTAGCTATTGTTGGAAAAACCCGCGCTGATGCCCTTGCTCACGATCGTGCTCTTCGTGCCCTTGCCGATGTGGGTCATCTTGGTGCCCGTGTCGGCTTGCTGGCGGTTGTTCGTTACGGCAACACTGTAGAACTCGCCGGTGCTGTGATCGCCTTTCAGCACACAGCTCGGATACTTCCAAGTTATCGCGCTGCCCGTCTCCACCTGCGTCCAGCTGATCTTGCTGCGATCGCCGAGGCACATGCCGCGCTTCGTTACGAAGTTGTAGATGCCGCCCTTGCCTTCCTTGTCGCCGGGATACCAGTTCTGGACGGTGCTGTACTTGATCTCCGCATCCTTCAACGCAACGAGTTCAACAACAGCGGCGTGCAGTTGGTGCTCGTCGCGGATCGGTGCGGTGCAGCCTTCGAGGTAGCTCACGTACGCGCCTTCATCGGCGATCAGCAGGGTGCGCTCGAACTGGCCGGTCATGGCCTCGTTGATCCGGAAGTAGGTGCTGAGTTCCATCGGGCAGCGCACACCCGGCGGGATGTAGCAGAAGCTGCCGTCGCTGAAGACCGCGCTGTTGAGCGCAGCGAAGTAGTTGTCCGTGCGGGGAACGACGGTGCCGAGGTACTTCTTGATCAGCTCGGGATGCTCCTTCACCGCATCACTGAACGAGCAGAAGATGATGCCCTTCTCCTTCAGCGTCGCTTGGAACGTGGTCTTCACGCTCACGCTGTCGAACACGATGTCCACGGCCACACCAGCGAGGCGCTTCTGCTCCTCCATGCTGATGCCCAGCTTCTCGAAGGTCTTGATCAGCTCGGGATCCGCTTCGTCGAGGCTGTTGAGCGTGGGCTTCTTCTTCGGCGCGCTGTAGTAGTAAGCGTTCTGGTAATCGATCTTCGGGTAGTGCACATGTGCCCACGAGGGCTCTTCCATCTTCTGCCACAGGCGGAAGGCCTCGAGCCGCCACTCCAGCATCCACTCCGGCTCCTCCTTCTTCTTGCTGATGAAGCGCACGATGTCCTCGTTCAGCCCTTTCGCCGCCTTCTCGCTCTCGATGTCCGTGACGAAGCCGTAGGCATACTCTTTCGAGGTGACCTCGCGGAGGATATCGTCGGTGTCCTGGGCCATGGCTCAGAGTTCATACTGCAAAGGGCGCGAAGGACGCAAAGAGGCCCAGCCACCCTGTGCATTTCCCTTTGCGCTCTTTGCGGTATCCATTTCTCTTGGTGTTCTTCAGATGCTGAAGCTCTCCCCGCACCCACAGGTACGTGAAGCATTGGGGTTCACGAACTGGAAGCCCTTGCCGTTGAGGCCGCCACTGAAATCGAGGGTGGTGCCCAGCAGGTACAGCAGGCTCTTCTTGTCCACCACCACCTTCACCCCGTTGTCCTCGAAGACCTTGTCGCCGTCTTTCATTTGGTCGTCGAACACGAGGTCGTACATGAGGCCGGAGCAACCTCCGCCTTTCACGCCTACGCGTACAAAGTGTTGGGGCCCACGTCCTTCCGTGCCAAGTAGTTTGGTGACCTCGCTCTTGGCGTTCTCGCTGACCTTGATCATTGGCTTGTGTGGAATGATTCTAAGCGAACCGTTCCGGCCCGCAAAGGTACCTAGGAAGGGGGCAGTTTCCATGGGGGATGAACTTCGATCGTGGAGACAATGCTCGCCCGCGCTACTTTCTAGGCCCACGGATCGACGGAAAACCCGTCCGCCGCCCATGAACGCCCTCGACCAACGCAACATCCTCCATCTCGATCTCGACAGCTTCTTCGTGAGCGTGGAGTGCATCGCCCGCCCGGAACTGAAGGGCAAGCCCGTGATGATCGGCGCCGACAGCGACCGCGGCGTGGTGGCCAGTTGCAGCTACGAGGCACGCGCCTTCGGCATCCGCAGCGCCATGCCCATGCGCATGGCCAAGCAGCTCTGTCCGGAGGCCATCATCCTGCGCGGCAACAGCGGCGAGTACATGAAGAAGAGCGACGAGGTGACGGAGATCATCCGCAGCAAGGTGCCGCTGTTCGAGAAGACGAGCGTGGACGAGTTCTACGTGGACTTCACCGGCACCGAGAAATTCTTCGGCGCGCTGAAGCTGGCCACCGAACTGCGCCAGTACATCAGCAAGGAAACGGGCCTGCCCAACAGCTTCGGGCTGAGCATCAACAAAACGGTGAGCAAGGTGGCCACCAATACCGCGAAGCCGAACAACTTCAGGCAGGTGGAACGCGGCACCGAGAAGCCCTTCCTCGCGCCGATGGCGATCGAGGCCATCCCCGGCGTGGGCGAGAAGACCGCGCACCTGCTGCGCAGCATGGGCGTGATGAAGATCCACACCATGCAGGAGCTGCCCATCGACCTGATGCAACGGGTGCTGGGCGAGCACGGCCCCGTGCTGTGGCGCAAGGCCAACGGCATCGACGACAGCCCCGTGATCGCGTGGCACGAGCGCAAGAGCATCAGCACGGAGCGCACCTTCGAGCGCGACACCATCGATGTGGTGAAGCTGCGCGGCATGCTCACCGCCATGGCCGAGAGCCTCGCCTTCCAACTGCGCAAGGGACAAAAGCTCACCAGCTGCGTGGCCGTGAAGGTGCGCTACGCCGATTTCGAAACGCACACGCAGCAACAGCGCATCGGCTACACGGCCTGCGATCACATCATCCTGCCGCTGGTGCATGAGCTCTTCAGGAAACTCTATGACCGGCGCCAACGCATCCGCCTCATCGGGGTGCGCTTCAGCCACCTGGTGGGCGGCGGCCACCAAATGGATGCTTTCACCGATACCCAGGAGGCCATGAACCTCTACCAAGCCATGGACAAGATCCGCCAGCGCTTCGGCGACCGCACCGTGATGCGCGCCAGCGGCATGGAGGCGCGCAGCATAGGCCGCATGGACAATCCCTTCGATGGGCAGGCGCCCGTGCTGCTGGCGAACAGGCGGACGTGATGTAGGCGGGCGACGTTCAGGGAAGCCACATATTTGAGGTGGATCACACGCGCCTTGACAGTTGAGCAGTGCATAAAACTCGGACGGGGGACAGCCCTGATGTCGTTCCTGATGGGAACGATCATTGTCGCGCTTTACTACTGGACTTCATCAAGCGAACTGCTCATCGCGGGTTATTGGTTCATCGTTGTGGCAGCACTGGTCAACGTCGCTGTTCTGACCGCGCTGCTGGTAAAGGCATCCAAAGCGAGGACGGAGAAGAAGCTGCTGATCACTTGCGGACTGATGCTATTGAACATCCCTGTTGCGGTCGGGTACATGCTGTTGGTGGTGACACTGCTGGATACGATGCGGATCACGTTCACCAATATGACGAACACGCCCATTACTGACATCAGCATCGAGGGATGCGAGGCCGAGCACATCGACGAATTGGAGGTTGGGGAAAGCCGGACCGTCTGGATAAGCATCTCGGGCGATTGCGACATAGCCGTCGACTTTTTGTCCAATGGAACACGCAAGCGGGAAATCGTAGCCCCATACGTTACCTCTTCGATGGGACAGAAACTGGAACACAACATTGGTGGGCGACATGGAACAGGTCTTTGAAGTCGGGCTCCACGGATGAGCATAGCGCGGTTGCTGCTGGCGAACAGGCGGACGTAGGACTTTCGTCGGGCGCAGCCCCCAACCATCCATCACAACCCCAACGCCAACGCACCCTGCTCTTACGGCGGGTCCTTGGCTTGGCCACCTTGGCGCACCCCATGTTCCGCAACTACCTCCTCATCGCTTGGCGCACGCTCAAGCGCGACAAGCTCTTCACGGCCCTCAACATCATCGGCCTGGCCATCGGTGTGGTGGCCTGCATGCTCATCTACATCTACGTGCAGGATGAACTGAGCTTCGATGCGCACCACGCCAAGAGCGACCGTACCTACCGCATCCAGTCGCACTTCAACTTCGGCGACCAGAGCGACGACTTCGGCCTCACGCAGTTCGCCATGGTGCCCACGCTGCTGCAGGAGTACCCGGAGATCGAGAGCGGCAGCTGGCTCTACACCCTCAACAAGTGCAGCTTCAACTACAAGGGCCAGAACTTCATTGAGGACGATGGCTACTACGCCGACACGGCCTTCTTCCGCACCTTCGACTACCACTGGCTGAGCGGCGGGCCGCACGCGCTGGACGAGCCGGACAACCTGGTGATAACGCAGCGCCTGGCCAACGAGATGTTCGGCGCCGAGGAGCCCTTGGGCAAGTTGGTGGAACGCAACGGCCGCACCCTGAAGGTGGCGGGCGTCATCGACGAGAAGGCGTACAACACGCACATCGTGCCGGGTTGCTTCCTAAGTCTGCTGGGCATGCCGCCGCAGGCGCGCGAGCAACTCATGAGCGGTTGGGGCCAGGTGAGCAGCTACGGCTACCTGGTGCTGGCGCCGGGCAGCACGGCCGAGACCTTCCAGCCCAAGATGGACGCCTTCATGAAGAAGTACATCCTGCCATTCTGGCAACAGGACGCGGGCTTCAAGGGCACAATGCGCTTCAACCTGGAACCGCTGAAGGATGTGCACTTCAACAACGACCTCATCTACGACACGCCCAGGAAGGGCAACCGCGCGTACGTCACCTTGCTCAGCATCGTGGCGGTGCTCATCCTGGCCATTGCGTGCATCAACTACATCAACATGAGCACGGCCGATGCCACGCGCCGCGCCAAGGAGGTGGCCTTGCGGAAAGTCAGCGGTGCGCAGCGCGGGCAACTGGTGGTGCAGTTCATCGGCGGCAGCGTGCTCATTGCAGTGCTGGGCATTGTGGTGGCGTTGGTTCTGCTGAAGCTGGCCTTGCCCGTGTTCAACGAACTGAGCGGGAAGGAGATCGGCATGGGCCACGTGCTCAGCGGCGGTTTCGCGGGCGTGGTGATGCTCATCGTGCTGGCCATCGGCGTGCTCGCCGGCAGCTACCCGGCGTTCTTCCTCAGCCGTTTCGCGCCGCAGCTGCTGCTGAAGGAAGGCGTGGCCGGTGGGGCAGGGAAGGGGCGCGTGCGCAAAGTGCTCATGGCCGCGCAGTTCGGCATTGCGCTCTTCATGGTGGTGGGCACGCTGGCCGTGTTCGCGCAGTTGCATTGGCTGCGCACCAACGACATGGGCCTGCGCAAGGAGAACGTGCTGCTGGTGAAGATGCCATCGCCGCATCCGGAAGACACCCTGAAGTGGGACGCCCTACGGCCCATGAAGACCGAGCTCATGCGCGAGAGCTTCGTAACGGCCGCGTCGTTCGCCGACAACACGCCGGGCGGCGGCACCCAACGCTGGGTGCTGCGCGCCAAAGGCCCGCAAGGCAACATCGACAAGCCGCTGCCGGCCATGAGCTGCGATGCCGACTACCCCGCGCTCATCGGCATGGAGTTCACGCAAGGGCGCACCTTCGATCCGAAGATCCCCACCGACCAGGACGGCAGCATCATCGTGAACGAAGCCCTGGTGAAGGCCTTCGGGTGGACGGACCCGCTGAACGAAAAGCTTTACGTGCCCGGGGACAGCGTGGACCAGGAACTGAAGATCATCGGGGTGGTGAAGGACTTCCACTACACCAGCTTGCACACGCCCATCGAGCCCATCGCCATCTTCCAGGGCAACCCGCGCTACGGCGTGAACAACCTGCTGCTGCGCCTGGCCCCCGGCGATGTGCAAGCGCAGCTGAAGACGCTGGAAGGCCGCTTCAAGGCGCTGCAGCCGAACGCGCAATGGGACGCGACTTTCCTGGATGCCAGCATAGCCGAGCTCTACCAGGCCGAGGACAAGCTCTTCCGCGTGTTCTCCGCCTTCGCCGTGCTCACCATCCTGCTCACGGTGATGGGACTCTACGGTCTGGCCTACTTCACGGCACGGCAACGCACGCGCGAGATCGGCATACGCCGCGTGATGGGCGCACCGGTGCTGGACATTGTGCGGCGCCTGAACACCGAGTTCGTGGTGCTGCTGGGGCTGGCGCTGCTGGTGGCGTTCCCGCTCGCCTTCTACGCCATTGGCCGCTGGCTGGAAACCTTCGCGTACCACACCACCATCTCACCGGTGCTCTACGCCGCTGCGCTGCTGCTCACGCTGTTGGTTACCGTGCTCACCGTTACCGTGCAGGCCTACCGCGCCGCCGTCGCCGATCCGGTGAAGGCGTTGAGGTATGAGTGAGCTCAGTTGAGGACCATCTTCAACGTGGACCGGGCGCCACTTTCGTCCGCGATGCACACCACGTAGCTGCCGCGCGGCAATAGTGCCAGGTCCAGTGTGGTTGTGTTGCTGGGCGCCATGTGCACCGCGAGCACTTTGCGCCCCGACAGGTCGAAGATGGCCACACCGGTGATGCCCCGCCCGGAAACGGTGACGGCATCGGAGGCCGGTTGCGGGTACAGCACCGGACGCTGCACAGCGGCCGTGGGTGCCACGGAGAGCGTGCCGCACGCCAGCGTGTGCTGCTGGAAGAAGTCCCACATGAGGTCGTTGGCGTTCGCCACCTGCGAGGGCGGGTCGCCGATGCCGGTCTGCGCGCCGCCCGGCCAGCTGTGGCCGCCGTCGTGGGTCATGTACAGCAGCACTTCCTGCTGGCAATCGCATTGGTGCCAGCGCACCACGGTAAGGTCGGTATTGTCCAGCACGGTGTCGTTCAGCACGGCGCAATTGGCGTGCAGCGCGAAGGCCGTTTGCACGCTGTCCTGCGGCGAGTTGTAGTGGTTGCTCACGCCGTTGCCGATGCCGCCCAGGTAGGGCACGCTTTCGTCCAGGTAGGAGTGGATGCCGATGACGGGCACGGAGCGCGCGGGCTGGCACGCGTCGATGGTCATACTTGCGCTCACGGGTGCAATGGCCGCTAGGCGTTCGCTCAGTTCGCACGCCAGCCGGTAGCTCATGAAGCCGCCGTTGCTCATCCCGGTGGCGTAGATGCGCAGGGTGTCGATGGCCAGCTCGGTAATTAGGGTATC
Protein-coding sequences here:
- the purD gene encoding phosphoribosylamine--glycine ligase, translated to MNVLLIGSGGREHAMAWKIAQSSLLDELYVAPGNPGSARHGRAAAVDINNHKALRSFLLEKKIKMVVVGPEQPLVDGLHDRIAEDPQLKDITVIGPRKAGAMLEGSKDFAKEFMFRHNIPTAAHRSFGKDEVNAAVEHLGKVAAPYVIKADGLASGKGVVITSDLKEAEKTVKGMLSGKSFGTAGERVVIEQFLKGTEVSAFLITDGKSFKMLPAAKDYKRVGDGDTGPNTGGMGAVSPVPAADKDFMQKVHDRVAAPTIRGLEADGIPYQGFIFMGLMNVNNEPYVIEYNVRLGDPETQVLLPRLRSDLLDLFEGIASNTLSERHIDVDDRTAVTVVLASQGYPAAPVTGKAISGLDMVRDAHVFQAGTTMKGDRLVSNGGRVLSVTAFGKDVEHAIARAYMATTVINYEGKMCRSDIGHDVVKRPAQKAATAH
- a CDS encoding redoxin family protein; the protein is MAKLLLPIGAAALLAAAPHEIVTLSVGASLPLPDQAMQDVSGKEVTLKQAAGANGLLVIFSCNTCPFVVGSDGSEGWQNRYPALATLSKKNDVGFILVNSNEAKRAGDDSFDKMKEHYTANNYKGLYVVDKDHKVADAFGARTTPHVFLFDKNMKLVYTGAIDDNVGSAAAVKEHWLDRAVENMAAGKPIDPPTTRNQGCSIKRVAHTH
- a CDS encoding type II toxin-antitoxin system HicA family toxin, which encodes MSKLPIVDARTFERILLKWGFVIVRQKGSHVFYRHPDGRYTTIPHHKGQDISRPLIRKILNEIQATPEEFVAALNG
- a CDS encoding type II toxin-antitoxin system HicB family antitoxin: MRNIQFTAHIERDPETGLYIGMVPSIPGAHTQAKSLDDLQVNLKEVVELCLEEMSEDEIKALPEFIGLQSFSIAV
- a CDS encoding acyl-CoA dehydrogenase family protein — encoded protein: MSTATATKKSSATDQFQAHDHYLVDELLTEEQKLIRDTARQHVSKHLKPIIEERFEKAEFSKDIIPGLAEIGAFGPFVPEEYGGPGLDQISYGLIMQEIERCDSGLRSLCSVQGSLAMYPIWKYGSEEQKKKWLPDMVQGKKIGCFGLTEPDHGSNPGGMVTTFQDKGDHYLLNGAKMWISNSPFADLAIVWAKAENTEGRIHGLIVERGMEGFTTPTTHGKLSLRASPTGELVFDNVKVPKANLLPNKSGLGAPLGCLDSARYGIAWGTLGVAMECYDTALRYSKQRVQFGKPIGGFQLTQKKLAEMITEITKAQLLTWRLGVLRSEGRATTQQISMAKRNNVHLALTVAREARQILGGMGITNEYPIMRHMMNLESVVTYEGTHDIHLLITGAEVTGLAAFK
- a CDS encoding DUF4271 domain-containing protein, with the protein product MSEGWTGLVLLGVLVVLAWTNVRDHKKWAVLWDSVKRLRLGQQTMRDDISLRDRGWIALQVAAMLLVGLFVHQWTAWSGVASGWSAFLIVLGGVVCITAAQLLLIRLTGWFFVMDQGLGEYLYTCLLLFIAFALLLLPVSIVAAYLPAARNGALLVGAGILVIMVVYRWFRAAVIGLAQGVGLRAILIYICALEILPAALAAQAIAQHARSIPEPV
- a CDS encoding uroporphyrinogen-III synthase: MKIKTILVTQPEPVGEKSPYHDLSKKANVKIDFRPFIKIEPIAGQDFRQDRVNILDHSAVIFTSRNAVDHFFRIAKEVRVNVPEMMKYFCVSESVAYYVQKYIVYRKRKVFIGKQTFGDLMDVIKKHRDEKFLVPCTDIQKQEIPELLDKAGIAYTKAVIYRTVAADLRDLKEVKYDMLVFFSPAGIESLKKNFPDFTQNGTIIAAFGPTTVKAVRDAGLRLDIEAPLPEAPSMTGAIELYIKRLAKGQTGPLAPPPPPAPAPAKVAKPQAGPVKKAVSAVVKKVVKAVKPADKKAAPKKAAKPATKKK
- the sufB gene encoding Fe-S cluster assembly protein SufB — its product is MAQDTDDILREVTSKEYAYGFVTDIESEKAAKGLNEDIVRFISKKKEEPEWMLEWRLEAFRLWQKMEEPSWAHVHYPKIDYQNAYYYSAPKKKPTLNSLDEADPELIKTFEKLGISMEEQKRLAGVAVDIVFDSVSVKTTFQATLKEKGIIFCSFSDAVKEHPELIKKYLGTVVPRTDNYFAALNSAVFSDGSFCYIPPGVRCPMELSTYFRINEAMTGQFERTLLIADEGAYVSYLEGCTAPIRDEHQLHAAVVELVALKDAEIKYSTVQNWYPGDKEGKGGIYNFVTKRGMCLGDRSKISWTQVETGSAITWKYPSCVLKGDHSTGEFYSVAVTNNRQQADTGTKMTHIGKGTKSTIVSKGISAGFSNNSYRGLVKIGKGAKGARNFSQCDSLLLGDRCGAHTFPYIESENPSAMVEHEATTSKIGEDQIFYLNQRGIETEKAVSLIVNGYCKEVLNQLPMEFAVEAQKLLAVSLEGSVG